The Ruminococcus bovis genome includes a region encoding these proteins:
- the uvrB gene encoding excinuclease ABC subunit UvrB: protein MDFKLKSEYKPTGDQPQAIDTLVKSIENGNKEQTLLGVTGSGKTFTMANVIEKVNRPTLILAHNKTLAAQLCSEFKEFFPDNAVEYFVSYYDYYQPEAYVPSTDTYIEKDSSINDEIDKLRHSATLALSERRDVIIVASVSCIYSLGNPIDYRNMVISLRPGMEKPMEELVAKLVELQYERNDINFTRNKFRVKGDTIEIFPAASSDYIIRVEYFGDEIDRISEINPLTGELNSILKHVAIYPASHYIVPKEKMEPAIARIEKELDERLEYFRSEGKLLEAQRLEQRTRYDIEMLQEIGFCTGIENYTSVLAGLEKGTAPFTLLDYFPKDFLLFVDESHVTLPQVRGMYGGNLSRKKSLIDYGFRLPSAYDNRPLNFDEFYDRINQVCFVSATPGDLELEKSSVVAEQIIRPTGLLDPEIDVRPTEGQLDDLISEINIRTEKNERTLVTTLTKKMAEDLTDYFEQMDIRVRYMHHDIDTVERMEIIRDLRLGEFDVLVGINLLREGLDIPEVSLVAILDADKEGFLRSERSLIQTIGRAARNSEGKVIMYADTVTPSMESAIRETTRRREIQQQYNKDHNITPKTIKKKVADVLEISTRKEEKDFNSKKLTKGEKKKLIEQLTKEMKAAAKLLEFEHAAYIRDKINKLKGED from the coding sequence ATGGATTTTAAACTTAAATCTGAATATAAACCAACAGGTGACCAGCCACAAGCTATTGATACATTAGTAAAGAGTATCGAAAACGGCAACAAAGAACAAACACTTTTAGGTGTAACAGGTTCAGGTAAAACTTTCACAATGGCTAATGTTATTGAAAAGGTAAACAGACCTACTTTGATTTTAGCCCATAACAAAACTTTAGCAGCTCAGTTATGCTCAGAGTTTAAAGAATTTTTTCCTGATAATGCAGTAGAATATTTTGTATCCTACTATGACTACTACCAACCGGAAGCCTATGTGCCATCAACCGATACTTATATTGAAAAGGACAGTAGCATTAATGACGAAATCGACAAACTCCGACATAGTGCAACCTTAGCTCTATCCGAAAGACGAGATGTTATTATTGTTGCTTCAGTTTCCTGTATTTATAGCTTAGGTAACCCTATTGATTACCGTAATATGGTTATTTCCCTTAGACCGGGAATGGAAAAACCAATGGAAGAACTTGTTGCAAAGTTAGTTGAACTGCAATATGAGAGAAATGACATTAACTTTACAAGAAATAAATTTAGAGTAAAGGGTGACACAATAGAAATTTTTCCGGCAGCATCTTCTGACTATATTATTAGAGTAGAATATTTTGGTGATGAAATTGATAGAATATCCGAAATTAACCCACTAACAGGTGAACTGAATTCTATTCTAAAGCATGTTGCAATTTACCCTGCATCTCACTACATTGTTCCTAAAGAAAAGATGGAACCGGCTATTGCCAGAATAGAAAAGGAACTTGATGAAAGACTTGAATATTTCAGAAGTGAGGGTAAACTTCTAGAGGCTCAACGACTTGAACAACGAACAAGATACGATATTGAAATGCTACAAGAAATCGGATTTTGTACCGGTATCGAAAACTACACAAGTGTTTTAGCCGGTTTAGAAAAAGGTACTGCACCATTTACTTTGTTAGATTATTTTCCAAAGGACTTTCTGCTTTTTGTTGATGAAAGCCATGTTACTTTACCTCAGGTTAGAGGTATGTATGGTGGTAACCTTTCAAGAAAGAAAAGTCTTATTGATTATGGCTTTAGATTACCGTCAGCATATGACAACCGTCCTTTAAATTTTGATGAATTTTATGATAGAATAAATCAAGTCTGCTTTGTTTCAGCAACACCGGGCGACTTAGAACTTGAAAAGAGCAGTGTTGTTGCAGAACAAATTATCCGTCCAACAGGCCTACTTGACCCTGAAATTGATGTAAGACCAACAGAGGGTCAGCTAGATGACTTGATTTCTGAGATAAATATTAGAACAGAAAAGAATGAAAGAACTCTAGTTACTACCTTAACCAAGAAAATGGCTGAGGACTTAACTGATTACTTTGAACAAATGGATATTAGGGTGCGATATATGCACCATGATATAGATACTGTTGAAAGAATGGAAATTATTAGGGACTTGCGTTTAGGTGAGTTTGATGTACTTGTTGGTATCAACCTACTTCGTGAAGGACTTGATATTCCGGAAGTTTCTTTAGTCGCAATCCTAGATGCTGATAAGGAAGGTTTCCTTCGTTCAGAAAGAAGTCTGATTCAGACAATAGGTAGAGCAGCAAGAAACAGTGAAGGTAAGGTTATTATGTATGCCGATACAGTAACACCTTCTATGGAGTCAGCAATAAGAGAAACTACCCGTAGAAGAGAAATTCAGCAACAGTATAACAAAGACCACAACATTACACCTAAAACTATCAAGAAAAAGGTTGCAGATGTTCTGGAAATCAGTACCCGTAAGGAAGAAAAAGACTTTAACAGTAAAAAGCTAACTAAGGGTGAAAAGAAGAAACTTATCGAGCAGTTAACAAAAGAAATGAAAGCAGCAGCAAAGTTGCTTGAATTTGAACATGCTGCATATATTAGAGATAAAATCAATAAATTGAAGGGAGAAGATTAA